One Robbsia sp. KACC 23696 DNA segment encodes these proteins:
- a CDS encoding ankyrin repeat domain-containing protein has protein sequence MTTLHAAGERKRVRGSVRQALAGVAAVSVLAGCGVNAQMASAASPDAVIKAVKFDDDAAVRRALQAGFDPNTVDPQGMPLLALAAREKSEKVTGVLLADSRTDADKTDAAGENAMMLAAIVKDAPIVQMLIAKGAKVDKPGWTPLHYAASTGDDDIVTMLLTAHADVNARSPNDTTPLMMAARGGYASTIQLLVQHGANPLAKNQLGMTALDFGKRYSEPDSVKLLTGIEQQYRTQHPQAAQ, from the coding sequence ATGACGACCCTGCACGCAGCAGGCGAGCGTAAGCGTGTGCGTGGATCGGTGCGTCAAGCGCTGGCGGGTGTCGCGGCCGTGTCGGTGCTGGCCGGCTGCGGCGTGAACGCGCAGATGGCGAGCGCGGCTTCGCCCGACGCGGTGATCAAGGCGGTCAAGTTCGATGACGATGCCGCCGTGCGCCGAGCGCTCCAGGCCGGTTTCGACCCGAACACGGTCGACCCGCAAGGCATGCCGTTGTTAGCACTGGCCGCACGCGAGAAATCGGAGAAGGTCACGGGCGTCTTGCTGGCGGATAGCCGTACCGATGCCGACAAAACGGATGCCGCGGGCGAAAATGCCATGATGCTGGCGGCCATCGTCAAAGACGCGCCGATCGTGCAGATGTTGATTGCAAAGGGCGCGAAGGTCGACAAACCGGGTTGGACGCCGTTGCATTATGCGGCGAGCACCGGCGACGACGACATCGTGACGATGCTGCTGACGGCCCATGCGGACGTCAACGCGCGCTCGCCGAACGATACGACGCCGCTGATGATGGCCGCGCGCGGCGGTTATGCCTCGACGATCCAGTTGCTGGTTCAGCACGGCGCGAATCCCTTGGCGAAGAATCAGCTCGGCATGACGGCGCTGGATTTCGGTAAGCGCTATTCGGAACCCGATTCGGTCAAGCTGCTGACCGGCATCGAGCAGCAGTACCGCACGCAACATCCGCAAGCCGCGCAGTAA
- the tmk gene encoding dTMP kinase, producing MRAPGKFITFEGIDGAGKTTHLSWFRTQLEARLKGDGRRVVQTREPGGTPLGETLRETLLHQPMDLETEALLMFAARREHLVRVIRPALARGDWVLCDRFTDATFAYQGGGRGLPLAKLETLETWVQEGFQPDLTLLFDVPIDTAQARRDGARVADRFERESESFFERTRGEYLRRAAASPDRFRIIDASRGISEIQSDLKTIVSEI from the coding sequence ATGCGGGCGCCAGGAAAATTCATCACCTTCGAAGGCATCGACGGCGCGGGTAAGACGACGCACCTGTCCTGGTTCCGTACGCAATTGGAAGCGCGCCTGAAGGGCGATGGGCGGCGCGTGGTACAAACGCGCGAACCGGGCGGCACGCCGCTCGGCGAAACCTTGCGCGAAACGCTGCTGCACCAACCGATGGATCTCGAAACCGAGGCGCTGTTGATGTTTGCCGCGCGGAGGGAGCATCTGGTGCGCGTCATCCGCCCCGCGCTGGCGCGCGGCGACTGGGTGCTGTGTGACCGCTTCACCGATGCGACCTTTGCCTATCAAGGCGGCGGTCGCGGGCTGCCGCTGGCCAAGCTGGAAACGTTGGAGACCTGGGTGCAGGAAGGCTTCCAGCCCGATCTGACGCTGTTGTTCGACGTGCCGATCGATACGGCGCAGGCGCGTCGCGACGGGGCGCGCGTAGCGGACCGGTTCGAACGGGAATCGGAATCGTTCTTCGAACGGACGCGTGGCGAATATCTGCGCCGCGCGGCTGCGTCGCCGGATCGCTTCCGGATCATCGACGCGAGCCGTGGCATCTCGGAAATCCAGAGCGATCTGAAAACCATCGTTTCGGAAATCTGA
- the otsA gene encoding alpha,alpha-trehalose-phosphate synthase (UDP-forming), with protein MSRLVVVSNRVATPTESKGSAGGLAVGVFGALKDAGGVWFGWSGDIVAEASLNAAPHVEQDGAVTFATVDLARRDYDQYYRGFSNAMLWPVFHYRNDLARYDRQEYQGYCRVNAWLAQQLLPLLEPDDVIWVHDYHLIPFAEALRLAGVKNRIGFFLHIPFPTPQVLLNIPPHDELVRALCCYDVVGFQTDSDRVAFGDYITRYAGGTISADHTDVEAYGRKLKAGVYRIGVFPDDIAAQAKRFETRKDVRELTQSLQNRKLIMSVDRLDYSKGIVERFRAFERLLETAPDLQSKVSLVQVAPPTRSDVQTYQHIRQNLEYEAGRINGRFSGLDWTPIRYLNRRYDRWVLMSLFRASQVGFVTPLRDGMNLVAKEYVAAQDPADPGVLVLSRFAGAAAELTDALIVNPHDIIDMTEALQRALTMPLEERQRRHRSMVEVLRKNDLGVWRDSFLADLRAVKEHKR; from the coding sequence ATGAGTCGACTCGTCGTTGTATCCAATCGTGTTGCCACCCCTACGGAAAGCAAGGGATCGGCCGGCGGCCTCGCGGTCGGTGTTTTTGGCGCGTTAAAGGATGCGGGTGGGGTGTGGTTTGGCTGGAGCGGCGACATTGTCGCCGAAGCCTCCTTGAACGCGGCGCCGCACGTCGAACAGGATGGGGCGGTGACTTTCGCGACGGTCGATCTGGCGCGCCGGGATTACGATCAGTATTACCGCGGGTTTTCGAACGCGATGCTGTGGCCGGTCTTCCATTATCGCAACGACTTGGCGCGTTACGATAGGCAGGAGTACCAGGGATATTGCCGCGTCAACGCCTGGCTCGCCCAGCAGCTTTTGCCGCTACTTGAACCCGACGATGTGATCTGGGTGCATGACTACCATTTGATTCCGTTCGCCGAGGCATTGCGGCTTGCCGGCGTGAAGAATCGTATCGGCTTTTTCCTGCATATCCCGTTTCCCACGCCGCAAGTGCTCCTGAATATTCCGCCGCATGACGAGCTGGTGCGTGCGCTGTGTTGCTACGATGTGGTGGGTTTTCAAACCGATTCGGATCGCGTTGCATTCGGCGATTACATCACCCGATATGCGGGCGGCACTATCTCGGCGGACCATACCGATGTCGAGGCCTACGGACGCAAGCTGAAGGCCGGCGTCTATCGGATCGGCGTATTTCCGGACGATATCGCCGCGCAGGCGAAGCGTTTCGAAACGCGTAAGGACGTGCGGGAGCTGACGCAGAGTCTGCAAAACCGCAAGCTGATCATGAGCGTCGATCGTCTCGATTATTCGAAAGGCATCGTCGAACGCTTCCGCGCGTTCGAGCGCCTGCTGGAAACCGCGCCGGATCTGCAGAGCAAGGTCAGCCTCGTGCAGGTTGCCCCGCCGACGCGTTCGGATGTCCAGACCTATCAGCATATCCGGCAAAACCTGGAGTACGAGGCAGGGCGTATCAATGGACGCTTCTCCGGTCTCGACTGGACGCCGATCCGCTACCTGAACCGCCGCTATGACCGATGGGTGCTGATGTCGTTGTTCCGGGCCTCGCAGGTGGGCTTCGTCACGCCATTGCGCGACGGGATGAATCTGGTGGCGAAGGAGTATGTCGCGGCCCAGGACCCGGCCGACCCGGGCGTGTTGGTGCTGTCCCGATTTGCCGGGGCGGCCGCGGAGCTGACGGACGCGTTGATCGTCAATCCGCACGATATCATCGATATGACAGAGGCCCTGCAACGGGCGTTGACGATGCCGTTGGAAGAGCGCCAGCGCCGCCACAGGAGTATGGTCGAAGTATTGCGGAAGAACGATCTGGGCGTATGGCGCGACAGTTTCCTGGCCGACCTTCGGGCCGTCAAGGAGCACAAGCGCTGA
- the holB gene encoding DNA polymerase III subunit delta': protein MLYPWQTASWDALTAQLQPDGRFPHALVLHGQSGIGKEAFARHLAQALLCEEGQGAEVMRSRPCGRCSACHWFEQGNHPDFHAVYPENLAPPAPPSADGDVPEKGKGAKAKGSAGGADAGGDDGDAKSKALSKEIKIEQIRALLAFCGIGAHRGGRRVVLIYPAETLNGAAANAMLKTLEEPPAGVTFLLVSANLARLLPTIVSRCRQWPMSGPDRPLATTWLAAQPGVPSPTAARDALAQTGGAPLAALALFGDPLHAALLPLRDGLIQQWSAGARCDAFVCADAVQKTAVPVVLAWLQRWVYDLCSVKLTGRVRYFPGHEVALQRCAGQADALALTQFQQTLLRERMSEQHPLNPRLVFESLFVRYRAVFPPQAG, encoded by the coding sequence ATGTTGTACCCGTGGCAAACGGCGTCGTGGGACGCGCTGACCGCGCAGTTGCAGCCTGACGGCCGGTTTCCGCACGCGCTGGTGTTGCACGGCCAGTCGGGAATCGGTAAGGAAGCGTTTGCGCGACATCTGGCCCAGGCACTGTTGTGCGAAGAAGGGCAGGGTGCCGAGGTAATGCGCAGTCGACCGTGCGGTCGTTGTTCGGCCTGCCATTGGTTCGAACAGGGGAACCATCCGGATTTTCATGCAGTCTATCCGGAGAATCTGGCACCGCCGGCGCCGCCCTCGGCCGATGGCGATGTGCCGGAAAAGGGCAAGGGCGCGAAGGCCAAAGGATCGGCCGGTGGCGCCGACGCCGGCGGCGACGACGGTGACGCCAAGAGCAAGGCGCTCAGCAAGGAAATCAAGATCGAGCAGATTCGCGCGCTGTTGGCGTTCTGCGGCATCGGTGCGCACCGCGGGGGGCGTCGCGTCGTCCTGATCTATCCGGCCGAGACCTTGAACGGCGCGGCCGCCAATGCGATGTTGAAGACGCTGGAGGAACCCCCGGCCGGCGTGACCTTTCTGTTGGTGAGCGCCAACCTTGCGCGGCTGTTGCCGACGATCGTGAGCCGCTGTCGGCAATGGCCGATGTCGGGACCCGATCGCCCGCTGGCCACGACATGGCTGGCGGCACAACCGGGCGTGCCGTCCCCGACGGCGGCGCGCGACGCGCTGGCACAAACCGGCGGCGCGCCGCTGGCTGCACTCGCCTTGTTCGGCGATCCTTTGCATGCCGCGCTGTTGCCGCTACGCGATGGTCTGATCCAGCAGTGGTCCGCCGGAGCGCGCTGCGACGCGTTTGTCTGTGCCGACGCCGTGCAGAAGACGGCGGTGCCGGTCGTGCTCGCGTGGTTGCAACGGTGGGTCTACGATTTGTGCAGCGTCAAGCTGACCGGTCGGGTGCGGTATTTTCCCGGCCATGAAGTCGCATTACAGCGTTGTGCCGGGCAGGCTGATGCGCTCGCGCTGACGCAATTCCAGCAGACCTTGCTGCGTGAAAGGATGAGCGAGCAGCATCCGTTGAATCCGCGCCTGGTGTTCGAATCGTTATTCGTCCGCTATCGCGCGGTGTTTCCGCCGCAGGCGGGCTGA
- a CDS encoding TatD family hydrolase, which yields MFVDSHCHINFETFTAQMPALLDRMQQRQVSHALCVSVDLETFPQVLDVATAHANVFASVGVHPDHEDVEEPDVERLLALSAHPKIVAIGETGLDYFRLEDRTVADMEWQRQRFRTHIRAARASGKPLIVHTRASAEDTLRLMREERADEIGGVLHCFTETWEVAQAALDMNFYISLSGIVTFKNAVALQDVARRVPEDRLLIETDSPYLAPVPYRGKTNEPSYVADVGHFVAQLRGQTPEALGAMTTANFFRLFSHAAQ from the coding sequence GTGTTTGTCGATTCTCACTGCCACATCAACTTCGAAACGTTTACGGCGCAGATGCCGGCGTTGCTGGACCGGATGCAGCAGCGTCAGGTCAGCCATGCGCTCTGCGTCAGCGTCGATCTGGAGACGTTTCCGCAGGTGCTCGACGTCGCGACGGCGCATGCCAATGTCTTCGCCTCGGTCGGCGTGCATCCGGATCACGAGGATGTCGAGGAGCCGGACGTCGAGCGGCTGCTGGCGCTGAGCGCGCATCCGAAAATCGTGGCGATCGGGGAAACCGGTCTTGATTATTTCCGCCTCGAGGATCGGACGGTTGCCGACATGGAATGGCAGCGGCAACGATTCCGCACGCATATCCGCGCCGCGCGGGCCTCGGGCAAACCCTTGATCGTGCACACGCGGGCCTCGGCCGAAGACACGCTGCGGCTGATGCGCGAGGAGCGCGCCGACGAGATCGGCGGCGTTTTACACTGTTTCACCGAGACCTGGGAGGTCGCGCAAGCCGCGCTGGATATGAATTTCTATATTTCCCTGTCCGGCATCGTGACGTTCAAGAACGCCGTGGCGCTGCAGGATGTGGCGCGACGCGTTCCGGAAGATCGCTTGTTGATAGAAACGGACTCGCCGTATCTGGCACCGGTGCCGTACCGCGGTAAAACGAATGAGCCGTCCTACGTGGCGGATGTCGGGCATTTTGTCGCTCAGTTGCGGGGGCAGACGCCGGAAGCGCTCGGCGCGATGACGACCGCGAATTTCTTTCGGTTGTTTTCGCACGCCGCGCAGTAG
- a CDS encoding mechanosensitive ion channel family protein: MKLLDIGTRIVEAPLNAWPGVLALTLLTLLFAWAAHRIGLAVLRRLTRPYPMIGMLVQYLDRPAQWAVTVLLLQLVWWNTNDDLFLVNPLRRVSVLVLIAALTWLALRTVEAFVQGVITLNPLEQTDNLRTRSLHTKVHVLARCVMAAIVVVGVGAMLMTVPNVRQIGASLLASAGVAGLVAGIAARPVLGNLIAGLQIAISQPVRIDDVVVIQGEWGRVEAITGTYIAVRIWDERRLIVPLQWFIENSFQNWTRTTSQIIGSVFLWVDFRMPIDPLRAELVRLCEAAGEWDRRVQVLQVTDASDRAVQLRALVSSSDSPLNWDLRCKVREGLIAYMQKHYPEYLPRTRNEVHPISADVTERVSAADMASPHDAPYPGGNVASPDGGSGTADGFVPLSGLSSPGITHGQPAGWGVMPAPGGRAGR; this comes from the coding sequence ATGAAGCTTTTGGACATCGGCACGCGGATCGTGGAAGCCCCGTTGAATGCCTGGCCAGGGGTGCTGGCCCTGACGCTGCTGACCCTGTTGTTTGCCTGGGCCGCGCATCGTATCGGCCTGGCCGTGTTACGCCGCCTGACGCGCCCTTATCCGATGATCGGCATGCTGGTTCAGTATCTCGATCGACCGGCGCAATGGGCTGTCACCGTGCTGTTGCTGCAGCTCGTCTGGTGGAATACGAACGACGACCTGTTTCTGGTCAATCCGCTGCGGCGGGTATCGGTGCTCGTGCTGATCGCGGCATTGACCTGGCTGGCGCTACGCACCGTCGAAGCGTTCGTGCAAGGCGTCATCACGCTGAATCCACTCGAACAAACCGACAATCTACGAACGCGCTCGCTGCATACGAAGGTGCACGTCCTGGCCCGCTGCGTGATGGCGGCGATCGTCGTGGTGGGCGTGGGCGCGATGTTGATGACGGTGCCGAATGTGCGTCAGATCGGCGCCAGTCTGCTGGCCTCGGCCGGCGTGGCGGGCTTGGTCGCCGGTATTGCCGCGCGACCGGTGCTCGGTAATCTGATCGCCGGTTTGCAGATTGCCATTTCGCAGCCGGTGCGGATCGACGACGTCGTCGTGATTCAAGGCGAATGGGGCCGCGTCGAGGCGATCACGGGCACCTATATCGCCGTTCGCATCTGGGACGAGCGGCGCTTGATCGTGCCCTTGCAATGGTTTATCGAGAATTCGTTCCAGAACTGGACGCGCACCACGTCGCAGATCATCGGCAGCGTGTTTTTGTGGGTCGATTTCCGGATGCCGATCGATCCGCTGCGTGCGGAGCTGGTACGACTGTGCGAGGCCGCCGGTGAATGGGATAGGCGCGTTCAGGTCTTGCAGGTGACCGATGCGAGCGACCGCGCGGTGCAACTGCGCGCCCTGGTCAGTTCGAGCGATTCGCCGTTGAACTGGGATCTGCGGTGCAAGGTCCGCGAGGGCCTGATTGCCTATATGCAAAAGCATTATCCCGAGTATCTGCCGCGCACGCGAAACGAGGTCCATCCAATCTCGGCCGACGTCACGGAGCGCGTTTCCGCGGCGGACATGGCGTCGCCGCATGACGCGCCTTATCCGGGCGGCAACGTTGCATCGCCGGATGGCGGAAGCGGCACGGCCGACGGCTTTGTGCCACTGTCCGGGCTTTCCTCTCCCGGGATCACGCATGGCCAGCCTGCCGGCTGGGGCGTGATGCCGGCACCGGGCGGCCGCGCTGGCCGCTAG